A genomic region of Dactylococcopsis salina PCC 8305 contains the following coding sequences:
- a CDS encoding cation:proton antiporter: MTAEVAMEQELIKENIEQFLIVLSVSLGVATISQISSFFRQIPYTLLLVIVGLGLAFVDIRLVNLSPELILEIFLPPLLFEAAWNVRWRNLKKNLIPITLLAVVGVVISVLGIGLTLNYFTQLSLPIALLIGASLAATDPVAVIALFRELGVGERLTVLMEGESLFNDGVAVVAFSILVGIPLGVQEFSAANTSVQFTAFTGIAIGVGSLIGFSISYLTQRFDLPLVEQSLTLLSAYGTYLLVEELGGSGVIGVVTVGLILGNFGSRIGMNPRTRLSVSEFWEFITFFVNSIVFLLIGDQIDVRGLVDKWQLIVLSILALVAIRAISVFALGTISNLITKEKITWKEKIVLWWGGLRGSVSVALALSVPVMLEGRQEIIEAVFGVVLFTLLVQGLTMQTVIEKLGLIGDSAQRQDYSELIARRSALERVLQYLNAVKPSPSLDEEFKNYQKGLVQGQLKSVEEEITQLQKSYPQLQSLEQDQLREQLLDIEAETYAEFIRAGKLDKNLSPLLQEVLSQEE, encoded by the coding sequence ATGACTGCTGAAGTAGCAATGGAACAAGAACTAATTAAGGAAAATATAGAACAGTTTTTGATTGTCTTATCGGTTTCTTTAGGAGTGGCGACGATTTCCCAAATCTCTAGTTTTTTTAGACAGATTCCTTACACATTACTATTAGTTATCGTTGGTTTAGGGCTGGCTTTTGTTGATATCCGTTTAGTTAATCTATCTCCTGAATTAATTTTAGAAATCTTTTTACCTCCTCTCTTATTTGAAGCCGCGTGGAATGTGCGTTGGCGTAACTTAAAAAAGAATCTAATTCCGATTACTTTATTAGCTGTGGTTGGTGTGGTGATTTCAGTGTTAGGAATTGGCTTAACACTTAATTATTTTACTCAGTTATCCCTTCCCATTGCGTTATTAATTGGCGCGAGTTTAGCGGCGACTGATCCCGTTGCTGTGATTGCGCTTTTTCGGGAATTAGGCGTAGGAGAAAGATTAACAGTGTTGATGGAAGGGGAAAGTTTATTTAATGATGGTGTCGCCGTTGTTGCTTTTAGCATTTTAGTTGGGATTCCCCTCGGTGTTCAAGAATTTTCTGCTGCTAATACGTCAGTTCAATTTACCGCTTTTACAGGAATTGCGATCGGGGTTGGGTCATTAATTGGCTTTAGTATTTCTTATTTAACTCAACGGTTTGATCTTCCTCTTGTAGAACAATCATTAACATTACTCTCTGCTTATGGAACATATTTACTGGTAGAAGAATTAGGTGGATCAGGAGTGATTGGTGTGGTGACAGTGGGCTTGATTTTAGGGAATTTTGGTTCACGAATTGGGATGAATCCGCGAACTCGTTTATCCGTTTCCGAGTTTTGGGAATTTATCACCTTTTTTGTCAACTCGATCGTTTTTCTGTTAATTGGTGATCAGATTGATGTTCGGGGATTAGTTGATAAATGGCAACTCATTGTTTTATCGATTTTAGCATTAGTTGCGATTCGTGCAATTAGTGTGTTTGCTTTGGGAACAATTAGTAATTTAATTACGAAAGAAAAGATTACTTGGAAAGAAAAAATTGTCCTTTGGTGGGGAGGATTACGCGGATCAGTTTCCGTTGCGTTAGCGTTAAGTGTTCCAGTAATGTTAGAAGGAAGACAAGAGATTATCGAAGCCGTATTTGGTGTAGTTTTATTTACTTTGCTGGTACAAGGATTGACAATGCAAACAGTAATTGAGAAACTAGGTTTAATCGGCGATAGCGCTCAACGTCAAGACTACAGCGAATTGATTGCTCGTCGTAGTGCTTTAGAAAGAGTGTTACAGTATCTCAACGCGGTGAAACCTTCTCCAAGTCTTGATGAGGAATTTAAAAACTATCAAAAAGGATTAGTCCAAGGACAACTAAAAAGTGTTGAGGAGGAAATTACGCAGTTACAAAAATCATATCCTCAGCTTCAATCATTGGAACAAGATCAACTGCGAGAACAACTTTTAGATATAGAAGCGGAAACTTATGCTGAGTTTATTCGGGCTGGAAAATTAGACAAAAATCTATCTCCTTTATTACAAGAAGTGCTTTCTCAAGAAGAATAA
- a CDS encoding DUF4351 domain-containing protein, with product MTRHPFDQLAKQLLEQLLTPCGQVEISKEVPGEPRFIDLYFSPEANVTPNQATLGILAAMVQSPGLFEPFRNPPTLEEIESCLLKRLWLVSDLRRRQALNHSNPPLLWIIAPTLSQNLLTRLGAVKKENWLEGVYELAPAFQTVVIVVHQLPKTPETLWLRLLGKGRVQQQAVAEVIALPEGDTRRTEALRLLSVWKIIVEANPELPEGEEVTMPLPQAFLEWEQQVEERGKKEGKKAEAQSLVWRQLSRRFGDIPSSVQTQIEELEIEETEALAEALLDFTSIDDLQRWLQQQEEGTEE from the coding sequence GTGACTCGTCATCCTTTTGATCAACTAGCCAAACAACTCCTTGAACAACTACTCACCCCTTGTGGACAAGTAGAAATCTCCAAAGAAGTGCCAGGAGAACCTCGCTTCATTGATCTCTACTTTTCCCCTGAAGCTAACGTCACTCCCAATCAAGCCACCTTGGGAATTTTAGCAGCAATGGTTCAATCTCCAGGTTTATTTGAGCCGTTTCGGAATCCTCCCACCCTAGAAGAAATAGAAAGTTGTTTACTCAAACGACTCTGGTTAGTTTCCGATTTACGTCGCCGTCAAGCCCTGAACCATAGTAATCCTCCCCTTCTCTGGATTATTGCTCCCACCCTGAGCCAGAATTTACTCACCCGTTTGGGAGCGGTGAAAAAAGAAAATTGGCTGGAAGGGGTGTATGAATTAGCACCAGCCTTTCAAACCGTAGTAATTGTTGTCCATCAACTGCCAAAAACCCCAGAAACCCTCTGGTTAAGACTACTGGGAAAAGGAAGAGTTCAACAGCAAGCCGTGGCGGAAGTAATCGCCCTACCAGAAGGAGATACTAGACGAACCGAAGCGTTAAGATTGTTATCAGTATGGAAAATTATTGTCGAAGCTAATCCAGAACTCCCAGAAGGGGAGGAGGTAACTATGCCCTTGCCACAAGCCTTTTTAGAATGGGAACAACAAGTTGAAGAGCGCGGGAAAAAAGAAGGGAAAAAAGCAGAAGCTCAATCGCTAGTCTGGCGACAACTGTCACGGCGCTTTGGAGACATTCCTTCCTCCGTTCAAACCCAGATTGAGGAGTTAGAGATTGAGGAAACTGAAGCCCTTGCGGAAGCTCTGTTGGATTTTACCTCGATCGATGATCTTCAGCGTTGGTTACAACAGCAGGAGGAAGGAACAGAAGAATAA
- a CDS encoding DUF4351 domain-containing protein, with protein sequence MTRHPFDQLAKQLLEQLLTPCGKVEISREVPGEPRFIDLYFSPEANVTPNQATLGILAAMVQSPGLFEPFRNPPTLEEIESCLLKRLWLVSDLRRRQALNNSNPPLLWIIAPTLSQNLLTRLGAVKKENWLEGVYELAPAFQTVVIVVHQLPKTSETLWLRLLGKGRVQQQAVAEVIALPEGDTRRTEALRLLSVWKIIVEANPELPEGEEVTMPLPQAFLEWEQQVEERGKKEGKKAEAQSLVWRLISRRFGDIPSSIQTQIEELDIEETEALAEALLDFTSIDDLQRWLQQNEGGTEE encoded by the coding sequence GTGACTCGTCATCCTTTTGATCAACTAGCCAAACAACTCCTAGAACAACTACTCACCCCTTGCGGAAAAGTAGAAATCTCCAGAGAAGTGCCAGGAGAACCCCGCTTCATTGATCTCTACTTTTCCCCGGAAGCTAACGTCACTCCTAATCAAGCCACCTTGGGAATTTTAGCAGCAATGGTTCAATCTCCAGGTTTATTTGAGCCGTTTCGGAATCCTCCCACCCTAGAAGAAATAGAAAGTTGTTTGCTCAAACGACTCTGGTTAGTTTCCGATTTACGTCGCCGTCAAGCCCTGAACAATAGTAATCCTCCCCTTCTCTGGATTATTGCTCCCACCCTGAGCCAGAATTTACTCACCCGTTTGGGAGCGGTGAAAAAAGAAAATTGGCTGGAAGGGGTGTATGAATTAGCCCCAGCGTTTCAAACCGTGGTAATTGTCGTACATCAACTGCCAAAAACCTCAGAAACCCTCTGGTTAAGACTGCTGGGAAAAGGAAGAGTTCAACAGCAAGCCGTGGCAGAAGTAATCGCTCTACCAGAAGGAGATACTAGACGAACCGAAGCGTTAAGATTGTTATCAGTATGGAAAATTATTGTCGAAGCTAATCCAGAACTCCCAGAAGGGGAGGAGGTAACTATGCCCTTGCCACAAGCCTTTTTAGAATGGGAACAACAAGTTGAAGAACGTGGGAAAAAAGAAGGGAAAAAAGCAGAAGCTCAATCGCTAGTCTGGCGACTAATTTCACGGCGCTTTGGAGACATTCCTTCCTCCATTCAAACCCAGATTGAGGAGTTAGACATTGAGGAAACTGAAGCCCTTGCTGAAGCTCTGTTAGATTTTACCTCGATCGATGATCTTCAGCGTTGGTTACAACAGAATGAGGGAGGAACAGAAGAATAA
- a CDS encoding ribonuclease toxin HepT-like protein: MTHRSANQLREIASDLKTELDQLDALRTKIETTQRLSWEQPNLNQVFTESLGLKLHNFYTGCERIFKIIASELNGGLPSSYNWHQRLLTRMATTQTDRPAVISQATAKQLKEYLSFRHIVRNIYGFELEASRVTELVNDYYSVWDNFTQEINDFIKWLEDLSLEVNE; the protein is encoded by the coding sequence ATGACTCATCGATCGGCGAATCAACTCCGAGAAATTGCCAGTGATCTTAAAACGGAATTAGATCAACTGGATGCGTTACGAACCAAAATTGAAACCACTCAAAGATTATCTTGGGAACAACCAAATTTAAATCAAGTTTTTACAGAAAGTCTAGGTTTAAAACTTCATAATTTTTATACGGGATGTGAGCGAATATTTAAAATTATTGCTTCTGAATTGAACGGAGGTTTACCCTCAAGTTATAATTGGCATCAAAGATTATTAACACGGATGGCGACCACTCAAACCGATCGTCCTGCTGTTATTAGTCAAGCAACCGCAAAACAATTAAAAGAATATCTCTCATTTCGTCATATTGTGAGGAACATTTATGGTTTTGAATTAGAAGCAAGTCGTGTCACTGAATTAGTTAATGATTATTATTCAGTGTGGGATAATTTTACGCAAGAAATTAATGATTTTATCAAATGGTTGGAAGATTTATCTCTGGAAGTGAATGAATAA
- a CDS encoding nucleotidyltransferase family protein has product MIICHNVSPYLAVWKQKQAQQKERDRAVTEKAKAVLPQLITLLVNEFQANKIILFGSLAKGKFTETSDIDLAVSGIPPKQLFKAIGEVNSCSDFAVDLKPLEELHPHFYQRVLETGSVIYDSSIGESTPRNCQ; this is encoded by the coding sequence ATGATTATTTGTCATAATGTTAGCCCCTATTTAGCCGTTTGGAAACAGAAACAGGCACAACAAAAAGAGCGCGATCGAGCGGTAACAGAAAAAGCCAAAGCCGTTTTACCGCAACTGATTACATTACTGGTTAACGAGTTTCAAGCGAATAAAATTATCCTTTTTGGATCATTAGCGAAAGGGAAATTTACCGAAACATCTGATATTGATCTCGCCGTTAGTGGAATTCCTCCCAAGCAATTGTTTAAGGCGATAGGAGAGGTTAATTCTTGTAGTGATTTTGCAGTAGATTTAAAGCCATTAGAAGAATTACATCCCCATTTTTATCAGCGTGTTTTGGAAACAGGAAGCGTTATTTATGACTCATCGATCGGCGAATCAACTCCGAGAAATTGCCAGTGA